Proteins from one Corticium candelabrum chromosome 4, ooCorCand1.1, whole genome shotgun sequence genomic window:
- the LOC134178871 gene encoding pseudouridylate synthase RPUSD2-like isoform X1, giving the protein MSKRAGDGSAVSRRKKTKKEDRTKLKGFDEEKFTETKYYEENGLQKVQPYYFTFTSYAKGRWIGSTIYDVFCKEFRSETPQYYEKAIKVGRVTVNGKTVGLDAVVCNNDVICHKVHRHEPPVTATSIKILESNDDILVVNKPSSIPVHPCGRYRHNTVVFQLGREYGFKNLHTLHRIDRLTSGVLMFAKSATVARKFETEIREREVIKEYVCRVQGEFPSDCVECTEPIVIVSHKIGVCRVSPDGKACRTTFYRMGYDGETSVVKCVPYTGRMHQIRVHLQWLGFPIVNDPLYNHSAWGPTRGKKGEGIESIDTIISKLLVAEFGNDEGNSQLRAVRCSFQPLVATDTDKVAEQLPFQGAPPDTQEETGGKQIRKQSESESSCGLCDSHQGAGDMRTGNGYEIDADCTECSLSRPDPQPQDLMMYLHALRYKGPGWEYFTDMPDWARDDWKNCKETNEETKG; this is encoded by the exons ATGTCGAAACGCGCGGGAGATGGGAGCGCCGTTTCAAGGCGTAAG AAGACAAAGAAGGAAGATCGGACCAAGTTGAAAGGATTTGATGAAGAGAAATTCACAGAGACGAAATACTATGAGGAGAatg GACTACAGAAAGTTCAACCTTATTACTTCACATTCACCAGCTATGCAAAGGGCCGATGGATAGGCTCGACTATCTACGATGTCTTTTGCAAGGAGTTTCGATCAGAAACACCTCAATATTAT gaAAAAGCAATTAAAGTTGGGAGGGTGACTG TTAATGGGAAAACGGTGGGACTTGATGCTGTCGTATGCAACAATGATGTTATTTGTCACAAGGTCCATAG ACACGAGCCTCCTGTGACTGCAACTTCGATCAAGATTCTTGAATCAAACGATGATATTCTGGTGGTCAATAAGCCGTCATCAATTCCA GTTCACCCTTGTGGTAGGTACAGACACAATACAGTTGTGTTTCAATTAGGACGAGAATATGGATTCAAGAACTTACACA CTCTTCACAGAATTGATCGCTTGACGTCAGGAGTTCTCATGTTTGCTAA ATCAGCAACTGTGGCAAGGAAATTTGAAACCGAAATCAGAGAACGAGAAGTCATAAAGGAATACGTTTGTCGTGTACAGGGAGAGTTCCCAAG tgATTGTGTGGAGTGCACTGAGCCTATTGTTATTGTCTCTCACAAGATTGGAGTGTGTCGGGTGTCTCCGGATGGAAAAGCGTGTCGCACGACGTTTTATAGGATGGGCTACGATGGAGAGACGAgtgttgtgaaat gcgTTCCTTATACAGGACGGATGCATCAAATTAGAGTGCATTTGCAGTGGCTTG GATTTCCAATAGTCAACGATCCTTTATATAACCATTCTGCTTGGGGTCCAACTCGAGGAAAGAAAGGAGAGGGAATCGAGTCAATAGACACC ATTATTAGCAAGCTTTTGGTCGCTGAGTTTGGCAACGACGAGGGAAACTCTCAACTCCGAGCTGTGAGATGCAGTTTTCAGCCACTAGTAgcgacagacacagacaaggTGGCAGAGCAGTTACCGTTTCAAGGAGCACCACCCGACACACAAGAGGAAACTGGCGGAAAACAAATAAGGAAACAGTCAGAGAGTGAGAGTTCGTGTGGTTTGTGTGACAGCCATCAAGGTGCTGGTGATATGCGGACGGGAAACGGGTACGAGATTGATGCCGATTGCACTGAGTGTAGTCTCTCTCGGCCGGATCCACAACCTCAAGATCTGATGATGTATCTTCATGCTCTTAGATATAAG GGTCCAGGATGGGAGTACTTCACTGATATGCCAGACTGGGCACGAGACGACTGGAAAAACTGTAAAGAAACAAACGAAGAAACTAAAGGCTAA
- the LOC134178869 gene encoding E3 ubiquitin-protein ligase AMFR-like — MPIFSFRTTPLPSLRTYTIFSVVVLCVSVLLLRHHPDEEPPTHQVASNKPDNETENANSDESAVFSKWAVINISFCALLWLSKLAVKGVYGKLRVGEEQQVREKVWNFAFYRFVFVFGVISIQDFEELMIWIFWLSLLGFFMMWGQLVKMRSEYICQSPHTHFSVHLKLLATSVAVISSIALLFVVAYHVGYDYGVDHFMFMVAECLILALQAMHTMIKHGIYLYDESQPGTWENRAIYSYYIDFLCDVTVLAIDFLHHIHMMLWINIFLSVASLVIFTQLRSIYSELKKRYERHRNFMRVSQELETRFPLATKAELEECSDNCAICWDAMESARKLPCGHLFHLSCLRLWLEQDTTCPTCRVSLGHSQRPTELNNLAQDALLPPQQPQQIPINRNSVWEFDGTRYASWLPVFSVEVVRGQQRNIPSVDDMVQRVRTVLPHVPYNVVVTDLQQTGSVQQTINNLIEHTPTQVSVSNDQEHSTVRHRQLWTTTSGHSESGLSLSHPQVEAATQGASSAADVITSDENSQCEVTDQNELLHHQSDEDGNTNNSHSQARVTAQLRLPKLDESQHGEDTGGEFEVAQAFPTVSNEESRDAFGSSTTRRESEDMQQRRLLSLQAAERRLQQQQQ; from the exons ATGCCGATTTTTTCATTCCGTACGACTCCCTTGCCGTCTCTTCGTACCTACACGATCTTCAGCGTCGTCGTTCTGTGCGTCTCCGTCCTGCTGCTGCGTCATCATCCCGACGAGGAGCCGCCCACGCACCAAGTCGCCAGCAACAAACCGGACAACGAAACAGAAAACGCGAACAGCGACGAAAGCGCAGTATTCTCTAAATGG GCTGTCATCAATATCTCTTTCTGCGCGCTTCTCTGGTTGAGCAAACTTGCTGTCAAAGGCGTTTACGGCAAGCTGAGAGTCGGAGAAGAGCAG CAAGTTCGCGAGAAGGTCTGGAATTTCGCGTTCTACCGCTTCGTGTTTGTCTTCGGTGTGATCAGTATACAGGATTTTGAGGAGCTGATGATTTGGATTTTTTGGCTCTCGCTGTTGGGGTTTTTTATGATGTGGGGACAACTGGTCAAGATGAGGAGTGAATAT aTATGTCAAAGTCCTCACACACATTTCTCAGTGCACCTTAAATTGCTAGCAACGTCTGTAGCTGTTATCTCCAGCATTGCTCTTCTCTTCGTTGTTGCTTATCACGTAGGATACGACTACGGAGTCGACCACTTCATGTTCATGGTTGCAGAG TGTCTCATTCTGGCTTTGCAGGCAATGCATACAATGATAAA GCATGGTATCTATTTGTATGACGAGTCACAGCCGGGCACATGGGAGAATAGGGCAATCTATTCGTATTATATTGATTTTCTATGCGATGTGACTGTTCTTGCCATTGATTTTCTTCATCACATTCACATGATG TTGTGGATAAACATCTTTCTAAGCGTTGCAAGTCTGGTCATCTTTACACAACTTCGCTCAATTTATAGTGAATTGAAGAAGCGATATGAACGACATAGGAACTTCATGAGAGTAAGTCAAGAATTGGAAACAAG ATTTCCATTGGCTACGAAGGCCGAACTAGAGGAATGCAGTGACAACTGTGCCATCTGTTGGGATGCTATGGAGTCGGCGAGGAAGTTGCCGTGTGGACATCTTTTTCATTT GTCTTGTCTGAGGTTGTGGTTGGAACAGGACACAACATGTCCGACGTGTCGTGTGAGTCTTGGCCATTCTCAACGACCGACCGAGCTGAACAACTTGGCACAGGACGCATTGTTACCACCACAGCAACCACAACAAATACCAATTAACAG GAACTCTGTGTGGGAATTTGATGGAACTCGGTATGCAAGTTGGTTGCCGGTCTTCTCAGTCGAGGTTGTTCGAGGGCAGCAACGAAATATCCCATCAGTAGATGATATG gttCAACGTGTTCGTACTGTTCTTCCTCACGTGCCTTATAATGTCGTCGTTACTGATCTCCAACAGACCGGCTCCGTTCAGCAGACGATAAATAACTTGATAGAGCACACACCGACACAA GTTTCTGTTTCTAACGATCAAGAACATTCGACTGTCCGACATCGGCAACTATGGACGACGACATCTGGTCATTCAGAGAGTGGACTGTCATTGTCACATCCACAAGTGGAAGCAGCTACACAAGGTGCTTCATCTGCAGCTGATGTCATCACCTCGGACGAGAACTCTCAGTGCGAAGTGACAGATCAGAACGAGTTGCTGCATCATCAGTCTGATGAAGATGGCAACACCAACAACTCTCACTCGCAGGCACGTGTAACAGCTCAACTGCGATTACCAAAGCTTGATGAGAGTCAACACGGGGAAGACACAGGAGGAGAATTCGAAGTTGCTCAAGCGTTTCCCACGGTGAGTAACGAGGAGTCACGTGACGCATTTGGGTCATCGACAACGAGGAGAGAAAGTGAGGACATGCAGCAGAGACGACTGCTTTCATTGCAGGCTGCAGAGCGACgactgcagcagcaacaacaatga
- the LOC134178870 gene encoding beta,beta-carotene 15,15'-dioxygenase-like yields the protein MAASFAKVFETATSDVYPPVSATVSGSIPSWLRGTLMRNGPAIFSVGPTSYRHWFDGQSMLHSFNIEDKNVTYTARFLQSDIHKTAQEAGRVTSPEFGTPLPPDPCHNIFRRFFSRFTAVKNDNANVNVVRVNDRWLALGEVPLLWHFDPETLEPVKRYSTGRAANLRMAHNTAHPHDAGDGEIYNIGTSVGSRPMYNLLRSRLVDAVGSVDGPTLQSDVLCSIPAGLSPSYYHSFARTENFVVFAEMPIKYSLLAAATMHIRGSSFADCLTWCEDTPTQFHVIDLRTNRELTATYHTDPFFTFHHVNAYEDVEHNQIIVDAICLPDTQLISDLYLYHLRSEDDRKDSEPFFQDPDFRRFFIPLDECGNEKTINVAYESLGCGGELPTINEKYNRKKYRYAYGLTRSTKERNPFDGLMKHDVDTKEWKEWLPGEGLYVSEPVFVASPDEASEDDGIILSAVISGDPSKSCFLAILDAASFTLLAKAEVPCRIAGTFHGRFTSL from the coding sequence ATGGCAGCCAGTTTCGCAAAGGTCTTCGAAACAGCAACGTCCGACGTCTACCCTCCCGTTTCGGCCACCGTCAGCGGCTCCATACCGTCGTGGCTGCGCGGGACGCTCATGCGCAATGGACCGGCCATCTTCTCTGTCGGACCCACCTCCTACCGTCATTGGTTCGACGGTCAATCAATGTTACACTCATTTAACATCGAAGACAAGAATGTCACCTATACTGCCCGTTTCCTTCAGTCTGATATACATAAAACGGCACAGGAAGCAGGAAGAGTGACGTCACCCGAATTCGGCACCCCCCTGCCTCCTGATCCTTGCCACAATATTTTTCGTCGCTTTTTCTCTCGTTTCACTGCGGTTAAGAACGACAATGCGAATGTCAATGTTGTGAGGGTCAATGACCGGTGGCTTGCGCTCGGCGAGGTGCCACTCTTGTGGCATTTCGATCCCGAGACTCTCGAGCCTGTCAAGAGGTACAGCACAGGGAGAGCGGCGAATCTGAGGATGGCGCATAACACGGCGCATCCACACGATGCAGGAGATGGAGAGATCTACAACATTGGGACGTCGGTTGGCTCTCGGCCGATGTACAACCTGCTGAGGTCACGGCTTGTCGATGCTGTCGGATCCGTCGATGGTCCCACTTTGCAGTCGGATGTTCTCTGCTCGATACCAGCCGGACTCTCTCCTTCCTATTACCACAGCTTTGCTCGGACAGAAAACTTTGTCGTATTTGCAGAGATGCCGATCAAGTATTCATTACTTGCGGCGGCCACTATGCATATCCGTGGCTCGTCATTTGCCGATTGTCTGACCTGGTGTGAGGACACGCCCACGCAATTCCATGTTATTGATTTGAGGACGAACCGGGAGCTCACGGCAACATACCACACTGACCCGTTCTTTACGTTTCATCACGTGAATGCATACGAAGATGTGGAACACAACCAGATAATCGTGGATGCGATATGTTTGCCGGATACTCAACTGATCTCCGACCTTTACTTGTATCATCTGCGAAGTGAAGACGACAGGAAGGATTCGGAGCCGTTTTTTCAGGATCCTGATTTCCGACGATTTTTCATTCCTCTGGACGAGTGTGGTAACGAAAAGACTATCAACGTTGCATATGAGAGTCTCGGCTGTGGTGGAGAGTTACCAACAATCAATGAGAaatacaacagaaagaagTATCGCTATGCATACGGCCTCACACGATCAACGAAAGAGAGAAATCCGTTTGACGGTTTAATGAAACACGATGTCGACACGAAGGAATGGAAAGAATGGCTGCCTGGTGAAGGTCTGTACGTATCAGAGCCAGTGTTTGTTGCCTCACCAGACGAAGCAAGTGAAGACGATGGCATCATACTGTCTGCTGTCATCAGTGGAGATCCAAGCAAGTCGTGTTTCTTGGCAATCCTCGATGCTGCTAGCTTCACACTCTTGGCTAAAGCTGAAGTTCCATGCCGAATTGCCGGCACATTCCATGGTCGTTTCACCTCACTGTAG
- the LOC134178872 gene encoding anamorsin homolog codes for MQTVKSGDSVLLVWFSTHSTNDISVLAENLRTRVGGSGCVLLENVERVALANYEESRFDVIASGVLSPASTIHSTDLLVEFARILRPGGRLTLREATCNVGDVVNMRTAEKLVSTMKLNGYTEVNEAAVVTLSDEEHRKLRSGLSRTYSLTENDLHGVMVVEVTAKKPSFEVGASSQLSHLFVKKQEQTSKLDPKTAAVWTLSANDMQDEDVELVDTDDLLEEEDLRKPDPNSLRSSCGTKAGAKKACKNCTCGLADELAEERNGMKQPKSKAATSACGNCYLGDAFRCSSCPYLGMPAFKPGEQVKLTSRQLAGDV; via the exons ATGCAGACTGTCAAATCCGGAGATTCTGTTCTACTTGTGTGGTTCTCTACACACAGTACGAATGATATATCAGTTTTAGCTGAAAACCTACGAACTAGAGTCGGTGGAAGTGGTTGCGTTTTGCTAGAGAACGTCGAACGTGTCGCTTTAG ctaattatgAAGAGTCGAGGTTTGATGTGATTGCGAGTGGCGTTTTGTCTCCCGCCTCGACGATTCATTCAACGGACCTGCTCGTCGAGTTTGCGCGGATTTTGAGGCCCGGAGGTCGCTTGACGTTGAGGGAAGCGACGTGTAATGTTGGAGATGTGGTCAACATGCGAACGGCGGAGAAACTCGTCTCCACAATGAAGCTGAACGGATACACGGAAGTGAACGAG GCAGCCGTTGTGACGTTGAGTGACGAGGAGCATCGCAAGCTAAGAAGTGGCTTGTCAAGGACGTATTCTCTTACAGAAAATGATCTACACGGTGTGATGGTTGTTGAG GTCACAGCCAAGAAGCCGTCGTTTGAGGTCGGAGCATCTTCACAACTctctcatttgtttgtgaaGAAACAAG AACAAACGTCAAAGCTGGACCCGAAAACAGCTGCTGTGTGGACACTCTCGGCGAACGACATGCAAGACGAGGACGTG GAACTGGTTGATACGGATGATTTACTTGAGGAAGAGGATCTGAGGAAACCTGATCCCAACTCATTGAGAA GTTCTTGTGGGACTAAAGCTGGAGCAAAGAAGGCGTGCAAAAACTG CACATGCGGTCTCGCTGATGAATTGGCAGAAGAAAGAAACGGAATGAAGCAGCCAAAGTCTAAAGCAGCAACATCTGCATGCGGAAAC TGTTACCTTGGAGACGCATTTCGATGTTCCAGCTGTCCCTATCTCGGCATGCCAGCGTTCAAACCAGGCGAACAAGTGAAGTTGACATCTCGCCAACTAGCAGGAGATGTATAG
- the LOC134178873 gene encoding dolichyl-diphosphooligosaccharide--protein glycosyltransferase subunit DAD1-like translates to MEALGIVRRLWDEYVNRTPKKLMIIDAYLTYIMLTGMVQFAYCAYVGTFPFNSFLSGFISCVGSFILGVCLRIQSNPENKRFFNNISSERAFGDFMFASVALHLVVMNFLG, encoded by the exons ATGGAGGCTCTTGGTATTGTTCGTCGTCTGTGGGACGAGTATGTGAACAGAACGCCGAAGAAATTGATGATCATCGACGCCTACTTGACGTACATCATGCTGACGGGAATGGTGCAGTTTGCGTATTGCGCTTACGTCGGCACGTTTCCGTTCAACAGTTTCTTGTCCGGTTTCATCTCTTGTGTCGGCTCGTTTATCTTAGGAG TATGTCTCCGCATTCAGTCTAATCCCGAGAACAAGCGTTTTTTCAACAACATCTCATCAGAGCGTGCATTCGGAGATTTCATGTTTGCAAGCGTCGCACTCCATCTAGTCGTCATGAACTTTCTGGGATGA
- the LOC134178871 gene encoding pseudouridylate synthase RPUSD2-like isoform X2: MGAPFQGKTKKEDRTKLKGFDEEKFTETKYYEENGLQKVQPYYFTFTSYAKGRWIGSTIYDVFCKEFRSETPQYYEKAIKVGRVTVNGKTVGLDAVVCNNDVICHKVHRHEPPVTATSIKILESNDDILVVNKPSSIPVHPCGRYRHNTVVFQLGREYGFKNLHTLHRIDRLTSGVLMFAKSATVARKFETEIREREVIKEYVCRVQGEFPSDCVECTEPIVIVSHKIGVCRVSPDGKACRTTFYRMGYDGETSVVKCVPYTGRMHQIRVHLQWLGFPIVNDPLYNHSAWGPTRGKKGEGIESIDTIISKLLVAEFGNDEGNSQLRAVRCSFQPLVATDTDKVAEQLPFQGAPPDTQEETGGKQIRKQSESESSCGLCDSHQGAGDMRTGNGYEIDADCTECSLSRPDPQPQDLMMYLHALRYKGPGWEYFTDMPDWARDDWKNCKETNEETKG; the protein is encoded by the exons ATGGGAGCGCCGTTTCAAGGC AAGACAAAGAAGGAAGATCGGACCAAGTTGAAAGGATTTGATGAAGAGAAATTCACAGAGACGAAATACTATGAGGAGAatg GACTACAGAAAGTTCAACCTTATTACTTCACATTCACCAGCTATGCAAAGGGCCGATGGATAGGCTCGACTATCTACGATGTCTTTTGCAAGGAGTTTCGATCAGAAACACCTCAATATTAT gaAAAAGCAATTAAAGTTGGGAGGGTGACTG TTAATGGGAAAACGGTGGGACTTGATGCTGTCGTATGCAACAATGATGTTATTTGTCACAAGGTCCATAG ACACGAGCCTCCTGTGACTGCAACTTCGATCAAGATTCTTGAATCAAACGATGATATTCTGGTGGTCAATAAGCCGTCATCAATTCCA GTTCACCCTTGTGGTAGGTACAGACACAATACAGTTGTGTTTCAATTAGGACGAGAATATGGATTCAAGAACTTACACA CTCTTCACAGAATTGATCGCTTGACGTCAGGAGTTCTCATGTTTGCTAA ATCAGCAACTGTGGCAAGGAAATTTGAAACCGAAATCAGAGAACGAGAAGTCATAAAGGAATACGTTTGTCGTGTACAGGGAGAGTTCCCAAG tgATTGTGTGGAGTGCACTGAGCCTATTGTTATTGTCTCTCACAAGATTGGAGTGTGTCGGGTGTCTCCGGATGGAAAAGCGTGTCGCACGACGTTTTATAGGATGGGCTACGATGGAGAGACGAgtgttgtgaaat gcgTTCCTTATACAGGACGGATGCATCAAATTAGAGTGCATTTGCAGTGGCTTG GATTTCCAATAGTCAACGATCCTTTATATAACCATTCTGCTTGGGGTCCAACTCGAGGAAAGAAAGGAGAGGGAATCGAGTCAATAGACACC ATTATTAGCAAGCTTTTGGTCGCTGAGTTTGGCAACGACGAGGGAAACTCTCAACTCCGAGCTGTGAGATGCAGTTTTCAGCCACTAGTAgcgacagacacagacaaggTGGCAGAGCAGTTACCGTTTCAAGGAGCACCACCCGACACACAAGAGGAAACTGGCGGAAAACAAATAAGGAAACAGTCAGAGAGTGAGAGTTCGTGTGGTTTGTGTGACAGCCATCAAGGTGCTGGTGATATGCGGACGGGAAACGGGTACGAGATTGATGCCGATTGCACTGAGTGTAGTCTCTCTCGGCCGGATCCACAACCTCAAGATCTGATGATGTATCTTCATGCTCTTAGATATAAG GGTCCAGGATGGGAGTACTTCACTGATATGCCAGACTGGGCACGAGACGACTGGAAAAACTGTAAAGAAACAAACGAAGAAACTAAAGGCTAA